From a region of the Dyella jiangningensis genome:
- a CDS encoding heme lyase CcmF/NrfE family subunit, translating into MIPELGQLALILALLLAFAQGVLPLVGAWRNNRALMAVARTAATGQAVFVTMAFLLLVWAFLQFDFSVQYVADNSNLALPWYYRIAAVWGAHEGSLLLWIFILNLWTLALAVLSRRLPEVFIARVLGVLGLVSVGFLAFIIFTSNPFLRLLPMPPDGGDLNPVLQDPGMTFHPPVLYMGYVGFSVAFAFSIAALLGGELEQAWVRWARPWTNVAWGFLSAGIVAGSWWAYAELGWGGWWFWDPVENASFMPWLVGAALVHAQAVTEKRGGLRAWTILLSIFAFSLSLLGTFLVRSGVLTSVHAFASDPKRGLFILCFLAVVVGGSLLLYALRAPKVAGGKPFNVLSRETAILIGNLMLTVAAAMVLLGTLFPLLGDALNLGKISVGPPYFGFLFTLLMIPVVVLLPFGPYLRWGKSDTPVLKRVMWRAGLAAVACAIVAAFITDGEGKAIAGTAAAVWCGFGTLLYVFKRWREMPAGRRYPAEMAGMLLAHFGVGVFLAGVLLTNALSVERDVRMSPGQTSSIGGYDFRFDGVQHTTGPNWQGDQGTVTVMRSGREIAVMHPQKRTYTRGQVQTESAINPGLFRDLYVALGEPMDRTQPEGAWALRLYDKPFVRWIWAGGLFMMLGGFFAAADRRFRTKRVAETETVPAAALQESRA; encoded by the coding sequence ATGATTCCGGAGCTCGGGCAACTCGCCCTGATCCTCGCCCTGCTGCTCGCGTTCGCGCAGGGCGTGTTGCCGCTGGTCGGCGCATGGCGCAACAACCGTGCGCTGATGGCCGTGGCACGCACCGCCGCGACGGGCCAGGCGGTGTTCGTCACCATGGCCTTCCTGCTGCTGGTGTGGGCGTTCCTGCAGTTCGATTTTTCGGTGCAGTACGTTGCCGACAACTCCAATCTCGCGCTGCCCTGGTACTACCGCATCGCGGCCGTGTGGGGCGCGCACGAAGGTTCGCTGCTGCTGTGGATCTTCATCCTCAACCTGTGGACGCTGGCGCTGGCCGTGTTGAGCCGTCGTCTGCCCGAGGTCTTCATCGCACGCGTGCTCGGCGTGCTTGGCCTGGTGTCGGTCGGCTTCCTCGCCTTCATCATCTTCACGTCCAATCCGTTCCTGCGCCTGTTGCCGATGCCGCCGGACGGCGGCGATCTCAACCCGGTGCTGCAGGACCCGGGCATGACCTTCCACCCGCCCGTGCTCTACATGGGCTACGTGGGCTTCTCGGTGGCATTCGCGTTCTCGATCGCCGCGTTGCTGGGCGGTGAACTGGAGCAGGCCTGGGTGCGCTGGGCGCGTCCGTGGACCAACGTGGCCTGGGGCTTTCTCTCCGCGGGCATCGTCGCCGGCAGCTGGTGGGCGTATGCCGAGCTGGGCTGGGGCGGCTGGTGGTTCTGGGACCCGGTGGAGAACGCCAGCTTCATGCCGTGGCTGGTGGGCGCGGCCCTGGTCCACGCGCAGGCAGTGACGGAGAAGCGCGGCGGCCTGCGTGCCTGGACCATCCTGCTGTCGATCTTCGCCTTCTCGCTGTCGCTGCTGGGTACCTTCCTGGTGCGCTCAGGCGTGCTCACCTCGGTGCATGCCTTCGCGTCTGATCCGAAGCGCGGCCTGTTCATCCTGTGCTTCCTCGCCGTGGTGGTGGGTGGCTCGCTGCTGCTTTATGCGCTGCGCGCGCCCAAGGTCGCCGGCGGCAAGCCGTTCAACGTGTTGTCGCGAGAGACGGCCATCCTGATCGGCAACCTGATGCTGACGGTAGCCGCAGCGATGGTGCTGCTGGGCACGCTGTTCCCGCTGCTCGGCGACGCGCTTAACCTCGGCAAGATCTCGGTCGGCCCGCCCTACTTCGGTTTCCTGTTCACTCTGCTGATGATCCCGGTGGTGGTGCTGCTGCCGTTCGGCCCGTACCTGCGCTGGGGCAAGAGCGATACGCCGGTGCTCAAGCGCGTGATGTGGCGTGCTGGTCTCGCTGCCGTGGCGTGCGCGATCGTCGCCGCCTTCATCACCGATGGCGAAGGCAAGGCAATCGCCGGCACGGCGGCCGCGGTATGGTGTGGCTTCGGCACGCTGCTTTATGTGTTCAAGCGCTGGCGCGAGATGCCCGCGGGTCGCCGCTACCCGGCCGAGATGGCCGGCATGCTGCTGGCGCATTTCGGCGTTGGCGTGTTCCTCGCCGGCGTGCTGCTCACCAATGCGCTGAGCGTCGAGCGCGACGTGCGCATGAGCCCGGGCCAGACCTCCAGCATCGGCGGCTACGATTTCCGCTTCGACGGCGTGCAGCACACCACCGGTCCCAACTGGCAGGGTGACCAGGGCACGGTGACGGTGATGCGTTCGGGTCGCGAGATCGCCGTGATGCATCCGCAGAAGCGCACCTACACGCGCGGCCAGGTACAGACGGAATCGGCGATCAACCCCGGCCTGTTCCGCGACTTGTACGTGGCCCTGGGCGAACCGATGGATCGCACCCAGCCCGAAGGCGCGTGGGCGCTGCGCCTCTACGACAAGCCGTTCGTCCGCTGGATCTGGGCCGGTGGCCTGTTCATGATGCTCGGTGGCTTCTTCGCCGCCGCGGATCGCCGCTTCCGCACCAAGCGCGTGGCTGAAACCGAAACCGTCCCGGCAGCTGCCTTGCAGGAATCGCGCGCATGA
- the ccmE gene encoding cytochrome c maturation protein CcmE, with protein sequence MNPTRKRRLIIVLLVVAAAVVAVGLTVFALQQNMNYLFTPSQVQTGEARSYKTFRLGGMVKAGSIQRSSDSLKVTFTVVDASGSMPVEYTGILPDLFRDNQSVIATGHMDNARFIATEVLAKHDETYMPKELKDAMAKAHEGKQVNEAAGQDKPQ encoded by the coding sequence ATGAATCCCACCCGCAAGCGCAGACTCATCATCGTTCTTCTCGTGGTCGCCGCGGCCGTCGTCGCGGTCGGACTGACCGTGTTCGCGCTGCAGCAGAACATGAACTACCTGTTCACCCCGAGCCAGGTGCAGACGGGCGAAGCACGCAGCTACAAGACGTTCCGCCTCGGCGGCATGGTGAAGGCCGGTTCGATCCAGCGCAGCAGCGACTCGCTGAAAGTCACCTTCACCGTGGTCGATGCGAGCGGTTCGATGCCGGTGGAGTACACCGGCATCCTTCCCGACCTGTTCCGCGACAACCAGTCGGTGATCGCCACGGGCCACATGGACAACGCGCGTTTCATCGCCACCGAAGTGCTCGCCAAGCATGACGAAACCTACATGCCCAAGGAGCTGAAGGACGCCATGGCCAAGGCGCACGAGGGCAAGCAGGTCAACGAGGCCGCCGGCCAGGACAAACCGCAATGA
- a CDS encoding DsbE family thiol:disulfide interchange protein, giving the protein MSRLLPFFGFLLLVALFGFGIWWNTQHDQREVPSPLINKPAPAFVLPKLDDPSQTVSRDNLLGKPYLINVFASWCIACGEEHPVLMTQGKSIGVPIVGYNYKDAPDDAKAWLAKHGNPYDMVIADLEGRTAIDFGVYGAPESFLVDGKGVIRYKRIGPLTPEVIEKELKPAIAALAKEPAP; this is encoded by the coding sequence ATGAGCCGCCTGCTGCCTTTCTTCGGTTTCCTGCTGCTCGTGGCGCTGTTCGGCTTCGGCATCTGGTGGAACACCCAGCACGACCAGCGCGAAGTGCCTTCGCCGCTGATCAACAAGCCGGCACCCGCCTTCGTGCTGCCGAAGCTGGACGATCCGTCCCAGACGGTCAGTCGCGACAACCTGCTGGGCAAGCCGTATCTCATCAACGTCTTCGCCAGCTGGTGCATCGCCTGCGGCGAGGAGCATCCGGTGCTGATGACGCAGGGCAAGTCGATCGGCGTGCCCATCGTCGGCTACAACTACAAGGATGCGCCGGACGACGCCAAGGCCTGGCTGGCCAAGCACGGCAATCCGTACGACATGGTCATCGCCGACCTGGAAGGCCGCACGGCGATCGACTTCGGTGTGTACGGTGCCCCCGAGAGTTTCCTCGTCGATGGCAAGGGTGTGATCCGCTACAAGCGCATCGGCCCGCTGACGCCGGAAGTGATCGAGAAGGAACTGAAACCCGCGATCGCGGCACTGGCGAAGGAGCCCGCCCCGTGA